CTCTTCGTCAGCGCTCCCCGCCGGTCTGCGCTGCCGATCCGGCCCGCTGTGCCAACAAGCCGGCCAGTCGCTCCCGCAAGGCGCGACTCCTTGCTCGCGGATGACCTTTGCGTCTAGAGTCGCCGGACCAACGGGGAGTGTGGGTGGCAAAGGCGGCTTGACCGGAACTCGTCCATCCCGCCTCGCGCTTGGCGCGATCGCGGCCGTCGATGGGGAAGCGATCCACTACATCGAGGCCGGCGAAGGTTCCCCCGTCGTCCTCATCCACGGGTTCCCCAGCAACACCTTCGTGTGGAGCCGGGTGATGCCGCGCATGGCGGAGCACCACCGAACGGTGGCCCTCGATCTCCCTGGCCTCGGTTACAGCCACCGCAACCGAACGCGCTCGTTTGCTCTGGAGGCCCATGCGAGGACCGTCACCGGGTTGATGGACACGCTCGGGATCGAGCGGGCGAGCATCGTCGGGCTCTCGATGGGTGGTGGTGTGGCGGAGCGGATCGCGCTGACCTTCCCCGAACGCGTCGAGCGGCTCATCCTGCTGGCGGCCATCGACGAGAGCGACGGCTCGACGTGGCAGAACCATTGGGGCGATCTCTTGGTCCTCTCGGCCGCCCTGCGCGTGGCGCCCCTCGCTCGACTCGTGGCAGGCATCAGCCTTCGCCGGGTCGTCGAGGACCCTGCCTTCGTGACGCCGGAGCTCATCGAGCGCTACGTCCGTCCGCTCCTGCGCCGGGGAACCGTGCCCTGCCTCCGGCGATATCTGTGGGACAACCGCGCGGCCGCTCGAGCGGACCTCTCGCGGATCGCCGTGCCCACGCTCGTGATCATTGGAGAACGGGACGGGTCCGTTCGGCCGGAGGTCGGCGAGCGGCTCGTCGCGAAGATTCCCGGTGCTCGACGGGTGGTCCTCGAGCGGGCCAACCATCTGATCGCGCTGGAGCGGTCAGAGGACGTGTACGTCGAGGTCGAGCGGTTCCTCCACGAGTCCGCGGTCTCCCCAAGCTAGACGGCAGGCCGCCCGCTTCTGCTAGGAGAGATGGCCGGCCAGACACCTGCTGGCCTTCTGGACGCCGAATCTCACCACTTATTGGGATTTCTCTTGGTGGGCCCCCGGGGACTTGAACCCCGAACCTGCGGATTAAGAGTCCGTTGCTCTGCCAAATTGAGCTAGAGGCCCGGATGGATGATAGCGGACGAGCTTTCGCGGACACGGCTCAGCCGCTCGCCTTCTCTCCAGTTGGGTGACCGAGGGGACTTGAACCCCCAACCCCCAGGACCACAACCTGGTGCTCTGCCGGTTGAGCTACGGCCACCATGTGCGGAGCCGATTCTAGCAGCGGCCCCTGTGGCCTCCGGCCGGCGGCTGCGGCCCGGCGGCTAGAGCAGCCGGAGCTGGGCCGGCTCGTCGCCGGCGTGGCGGGCGCCCTGCGAGGGGCCACTGGCCCCGCGACGGATACCGCGGCGCCGTCTGCCGCGGACGCATGCCTCCCAGAGCGCGCACGATCCCGTCCACGGTCCCCCCAATGACCTTGCGGTCGGCGGACGGCGCGTAGGGCCGCTGGTACGTGGCCTCGTACCGCTCCACCAGATCGGGGTAGTGCTCGGCGAGCCATGGCATGAACTCCTCGCGAACGCCAGGCCGCAGGTGCAGCAGGATGGGGGAGACGTGAGTGGCTCCAGCGTCGATGGCGGCCTTCACCACGTCGCGGAGCTTCCGTGGGTCGTCGGTGATGCCCGGCAGGATCGGGGCCATGAGCACGCCGCACGGGATCCCCGCATCGTTCAGCGCCGCGACTGCTTCCATGCGCTTGCGCGGGTGCGGCGTCCCCGGCTCGGACCGGCGCCACGCCTCATCGTCCAGGGTCCCGATCGAGAGTGCGGTGCTGACGTCCGCCCACCGCGCCGCCTTGAGCAGCAGGTCGAGGTCCCGCAGGATCAGCGTGCTCTTCGTGAGGATCGAGAACGGGTTCCGGAAGTGGACCAGCCCGCTCAGGATCCCCCGCATCAGCCGGTATCGGCCCTCCGCCCGCTGGTACGGGTCGGTGGCCGTGCCTATGGCGATGTGCTCGCCCTTCCAGGTCTTCCTGGCCAGCTGCCGGCGCAGCACCTCCGGCGCGTTGATCTTCACCACGATCTTCGTCTCGAAGTCACGCCCCGCATTCATGTCCATGTACGTGTGCGTAACCCGAGCGAAGCAGTTGTGCGACACGACGCCGTTGGCGATGAAGTCGCCGGTGCCGGTGGTGATGTCGTACATGGGCAGCTCGACACCCAACGGCTCGATCGAGACCACCCGGAGCGGCGCGTTGTTCTTGATGGCCTGACCCTCGATCGAACGCTTCCTGGTTATCGCGGGGTCCACGGTGTGGAAGAAGCGAAGCGCCTGCCGGACGCCTCCCAGCAGACGCACATACGCGAGGCTGTTGGGTCTCGACGTCTCCTCGAGCCGGAACGCGAAGCCCAGCCTTCGCATGCAGAAAGCGATCTTCCCTAGGATCTCGTCGTCGGTGTTCGAGATGCGCAGGATGCCTCGGCCGTAGCTGCCCTCCGCGTCGAAGATCCCCGCGAGGAAGCCCTTCGACCACTCGATCGATGTGTCTCGGGGCCATTCGCAGACGCGACGAAGCGACTCCACGGTCCTGCGGCGCGACTGGCGAATCGCGTAGACGGGTTTTCGCTGACCAACGGCTTCCTGGAAGAGGAACTGTTGGCCCTCGATGCCGAGGTCCGACAGGTACCGGCGTGTTCGCTGGAGGCCCTCGAGGTCCACGAGCGCCAACCGGAACCTGTGGACCTCGCCGTAGGGATACGTGTACGACCCCAGATGACCGTCACCTCGGATCATGCCGCACAGGTAGCCCCGGCGGTATTCGGACGTCTCCTCGGGCTGGCGCGCGAATCCCCCCGTTCCCATCAGCTTGTTGTTGACTGTCAGATGGGGCCGTTGGTCGGGGCCCCGCTCCGAGCCGGTGACGTGCTTCCAGCCCCTGTCCGACAGGAAACGATGGTCGCCGCTGGCGATCAGCTCGGTGGCGTCTTCGAGCGTGACGCGGTAGGCGGGCTTGACCGTCGACCAGTGCGCAAGGACCTGCGTCTTGACGTACCGGCGATAGGTGCCTCGCCTGGTCGTGCCGTAGATCTCGTCGCCGACCCGGACGTCGGCGAGGGCCTTGGTGCGGCCATCGCCCATCAGGACCGGCGTCTCGCCCGATACACAGTAGGCACAGGCATGACTGCATCCTCGGTATGGGTTGATGGTCCAGTTGAACGGGAGGAAGTTGCCGGGGACATGGTTGATGACGGTCTTGGCTTCGACCTCGATGAACTCGATGCCGCGGAACTCGGGCGTGTCAAACGTCCGCCGGGCTACCTCGAACAGGGCCTCTCGCTCCATCAAGGTGCAAGTATAGAACACGTGTTCGATTTCCGGAAAGCGCAACCGCTCTGGGTGCGGGGGGGTCAGGCCCGGACTGGCGCGGCGGCCTCGCACTTCACCAACCGGACCATCGTCCCCGGCCTGCGAGGAGTGCCTTCCCGGATGGTGATCTCGTCCATGAGCGCGGTCATCAACAGGATGCCGCGGCCGGTCGGGCCGTCGATCTCGGGCATGGGCAGCTGCCGGTCGAAGATCCCCTCGTCCTCGACCACGACCTCGGTGCAGCCCGCCGCGCAGCGCCAGGTGACCCTCACCGTCCGGGTCGAGGCGTGGAGCACCGCGTTCACGCAGGCCTCGGACGTGGCCAGGACCACGTCGTCCGCGACCGCTTGGGACAGGGCATTGGCGGCGGCCTGCTCGCGGATGAACTGACGCACCGGATACAGCGACGACGGATGGGACCGGAAGGTCCGGACGACCGGGACGGCTGTTTGAAGCGCCATCTTGGGTGACATCCCCCGAGGAGTGCTGTTCACGGGCGGTTCCCTGCGAAGAGGGACCTGCCCGCCGCTCCCGCCTTCCAAACGCCCGCTCGAGCCCGAAATGTTCCCCTGCCGCTGCCCCGTAGACCGATGCGGCGAAGGGCGTCCCGGCCAGGGTGCCCACCGACACTGCCCTCGTTCGCCGTCAAGCGCGGGCTCCCCGGAGGATCTCGATGCATCGCGAGTGCGAGTCGACCGGTCGTGCGGCCATTGTGCCTCAGGCCGCGGCGGTCGTGTTTCGGGCCCCGGACCAGCGGTTTTCCCGGTCGGCCGGGCGGGAAAGGAATTCGGGGAGCCCCCCGGCGAAGCTCTCTGTCCCCTGGAAGGAGGAACCGTGCTTGGCACCCTCTCGCTTGGCGCCCTCGCGATGGCGGCAGGAGCGGCGACGGTCCTGTGGATCATCGCCGTCGTCCTGGTCATCGCCGGCATCGTGACCCTGATACGTGGGGGAGTGCTGGCCGGCGTGGTCCTGATCGTGGTTGGCCTGCTGATCGGCCCCGGCGGCGTCAGCATCTTCCGCTGACCGTCGTCCACCTGCCCGCCGGCGAGGGGACCGCGAACCGCTCCCCTCGCCGCCGGTGGCGGGTCTCCCCTTCACACGTTCCCATGCGCTCCGCGTGAAGCGCGCAGGCCGAGCGCTGTGCCAGACTCCTGGACGTGCCGACGTTCGAGGAACTGGACAAGCTCTCGTCGCGCGAGCTTCACGACCGGGCGATCAGCCTGGCCCGCAAGCGACTTGACGTCGGATTCTTCTGGAAGCTCGTGCAGGAGATCCCGGCGGCGGAGGCAGCGGCGGGCGACATCGCCGAGGCGGAGTCCGACGTCATCCACACCTATCTCGGCCAGATCCACGACGCCATGCACGCAAGCGAGGGCAAGCTGGCCGACGCCCTCCGTCCGCTGTACATCGAGTACCTCTTGGAGCACGGATAGCGCCGACTCCAGGCGACCGGCTCCTGGCTGGGCCAAAGTGCGCCGGGCAGGACTTGAACCTGCGACCCGCTGCTTAGAAGGCAGCCGCTCTATCCAGGCTGAGCTACCGGCGCTCGCGTTTGGCCATTCTACGAGGGCGAACGCCCGGAGCCGGTGATCCCGGCCGGCCCTACCAGGTGGGGAGGCGGCCGAGCAGGCGGAGCGGGCCGGGGAACTTGTAGCCGTACTTGAGGAGCGACTTCGCGCCCTCCAGGTGCTCCTCGGGGCTTCGCTGGTCGAACCCCAGGGAGTCCGCCACCCGGTCGATCAGGTTGAAGTGGAACGACACCGTGATGGCTTCGATCAGCGCCTGCTCGCCGACACCGGCTTCCAGGACCGCCCGGGCGTCGTCCGGGCCGAGCTCACCGGGCGTCAGGGTCATCTTCCGAACGAACCCGAGCGCGGCACGCAGCCCGTCCGGGACCGGCGCGGTGCGGTAGTCCTCGAACACGGCGAGCGTGATCTCCTCGCCCAGCTGCGTCGACGCGACCGCGCCGTGAGCCCCCGTTCAGAACGGACACTGGTTGAGGTAGGACGTGTACGCGGCGAACAGCTCGCGCTCGCCCACGCTCCAGTCCGAGGGGCCGCGCATGGCGTCCTGAAGCGCGTCGCTCCACGGGGCCCCCCAGAAGCCGGAACGGTAGTTGATCGTGCGCACCACGTCCGGGGCCGGTTGCTTCCTGCCGATCAGCCACACGAACGCCCGGTTGGGCCATCGGTTCCCGCGCCTCACGTTGGCCAGCCGCATCGTCAAGCTCCCCGTTCGGAGGGAACGCCTGGGGAGGTTCGGGCCGCTTCCAGCGCTCGGAGTGCGGTGTCCAGGCGGTGCCTGGCCGCGCCGAACGCGGCCGAGATGCTGAGCTCGAAGATCTGGTCTTCGGACCAGCCGGCCTCGCGGAGCTCGTCGATGTTCCGGTCCACGATCCTGTAGGCGTGGCGGTGGATGCTCTGCACGTACCGGTCGGCCAGGGCATCGTCCACCGAGTGACCCTCGAAGGCCTTCCGGCGCGCGGACGGCTGGAGCCGGCCCGGCCCGTCGAGCACCCGCGCCTGAAGCTTTTCGAGCTTCTGCGAGAAGCGCGTCCTCACGGTGGTCCCCCCGTCCTCCTGGAGTCGATTCGAGCGGGCGAAGGGAATCGAACCCTCACCACCAGCTTGGAAGGCTGGAGCTCTACCATTGAGCTACGCCCGCGCGCAGGTAACTGTAGCAGCGCGTCCCCGGACTCCCGTCATACTTCGGCCGTGCACCTGTCGTTTCGCCTGGTCGACGTGTTCGCAGAGCGGCCCCTCGAGGGGAACCAGCTGTGCGTGGTGCCCGACGCCGCGGATCTCGACACCGAGACCATGCACGTCGTGGCGCGGGAGATCGGGTTCTCTGAGACGGCCTTCGTCACGGGGATCGACGGCGATCGGTACGACCTGCGCATCTTCACGCCGGGCAAGGAGATGCCCTTCGCCGGGCACCCCACCGTGGGGACCGCCTTCCTGCTGGTGTTGGAGGGCCGAATCGGGTCGCCGGCCGTCCAGCGCGTGGCGGCGGGGGAGTTTCACGTCGAGGCCGACATGGCGGCCGGCACGGCTCGGGTCCGACAGCTGGCTCCGACGTTCGGTGCGGAGATGCGTGACCCCGAACGGCTGTCCGGCGCGCTGGGCCTTTCACCGGAGGACATCCATCCGGAGCTTCCCGCGCAGGTCGTCTCCACCGGGCTGGCCCACTTCTTGGTCCCCGCTGCCACTCCCGACGCCGTGACGGACGCTCGGCCGAACCAGCGAGTGCTGTCGGAGGTCGTGCGGGAGGCCGGGACCGACGGCCTGTACCTGTTCGCGGTCACGGAGGAGGGAGCGAAGGCGCGGTTCTTCGGGGAAGGCATCGGCATCGACGAGGATCCCGCCACCGGTTCGGCGGCAGGGCCGCTCGGGGCGTACATGGCCGCGCGCGGGCTCGGCGGCCTCCCCGGGCACCTAATCGTCCGCCAGGGCGTGGAGGTGGGCCGCCCCAGTGCCCTGCACGTCGAGGTCACGGCCGAAGGCGACTCGTGGGAGGTGTGGGTGGGCGGCGGCGTGTTCGTGGTGGGGAGAGGGGAGTTCGAACTCCCCGGCGCCTAGAATCCTCCCAGCGGGGCGTGGCGCAGCTTGGTAGCGCGCGTGCTTTGGGAGCACGAGGCCGCCGGTTCGAATCCGGCCGCCCCGACTGGGTTTCACCCCTCGCCGCCCTGACGGTGCAGACTCCCTCGAACAATGTCGACCGAAGAGCCACTCGCCGGCTGGCGAGCGTCCCGTCTCGGGCCCCTGGGGGTCGTGGCGCTGGTCTCGTCGTTCGACCTGTGGGTCCTCCGCGCGCAGCGGGTCCCCACGCCGAACCTGAACGACGGGAGCGTGCACGCCGCGATGGCGCGGTGGGCGGAGCAACGGATCTCCTCCGGCCACCTCCCGCTTGACGGGTGGTTCCCGTACCTCCAGCTGGGGTCGTCCCAGTTCCACCATTACCAGAGCTTCCCCCACATAGTGACGGGGCTCCTCGGCGTGCCGTTCGGTACGGATCGGGTGTTCTACTGGGTCCTGTACCTGCTGCTCGCGCTGTTCCCGGTCTCGGTGTACCTGGGGGCCCGGATGATGGGGTGGGGCCGGTGGCCCGCCGCGCTGGCCGCCGTGGTCTCCCCGCTTCTGGTGAGCAAGCCGAGTCTCGGCTACGAGTGGGCCAGCTACACGTGGCAGGGGTCGGGGGTGTGGGCGCAGCTGTGGGGGATGTGGTTCCTTCCGCTCGCCGTGGGCTCGGCGTCCAGGGCCATCCAGGGCCGAGGCTCGCTGGCGCTGGCCGCGGTGTTCGTGTCGTTCACCGTCGTGTCGCATTTCCAGACGGGGTATCTGGCGCTGCTGATGGTGGTGGCCTTCACGTTCGTCTCGCTGAAAGGGCTTCGCGGGCGCCTGGTGCGGGGTGCGGCCGTGTTCGGCGGCGCGCTGCTGCTGTCGGCCTGGCTGCTGGTGCCGCTGGTCACGGACGAGCGGTGGAGCCCGGTGAACGAGTTCACCGCCGGGACGTTCTACGCGGACTCGTTCGGTGCCCGGAAGGTCCTGGGATGGCTGTTCAGCGGGCAGATCTTCGACTCGGGCCGGTTCCCCGTCGTGAGCCTCCTGGTGGCGGTGGGGGCGCTGGTGTGCCTGGTCCGGTGGCGGCGGGACGAACGGGCCCGCTCGGTCCTCGCCCTGTTCGTGGTCAGCCTGCTGCTGTTCTTCGGGCGGCCCACGCTCGGGGCCATGCTGAACCTGCTCCCCGGGACGAAGGACATGTTCCTGCGCCGGTACGTCTTCGGGGTGCACCTGGCCGGGATCCTGATGGCGGGGGTGGGTCTGGCCTGGATGGGCCGCGTGGCGTTGGGGGCCGGTCGGCGATTCGTGCCCCGGGTCCGCCCCGCGGCGGCGGTCGCCGTGCTGGTGGCCGCGCTGGTCGGGATCCTCGCGCCGGCGTGGGTGGAGCGAGCCGACTACGAGGCCCTCGGCGCCTCGTGGATGGCCCAGCAGCGGCAGGCCGATGCCACCGATGGCGCCGCGCTCCAGGTCCTGGTGCGGCGAGCCCAGGAGCTCGGCGGCGGCCGGATCTACGCCGGGCTCCGGTCGAACTGGGGGGCCGACTACAAGATCGCCTTCGTGCCGGTGTACGCGTGGCTGCTGGACCACGACGCCGACGCCGTGGGGTTCACGCTGCGAACCAAGTCCCTCTCGGCCGACGTGGAGCCGTACTTCGCCGAGTCGGACCCCTCCGACTACCCGCTGTTCGGGATCCGCTACCTGATCCTGCCGGCCGACCGGACCCCGCCGGTGGTGGCGACCCTCATCGAACGCCGGGGCCGGCACACGCTGTGGAGGGTCGCGACCACCGGGTTCGTTCGGGTCGTGGATACCGTCGGGCCGCCCATCGTGGCCGACCGGACGAACCTGGGGGCCCGGGCGGCGTCCTTCCTGCGTTCGACGGACCTGGCGGAGGGCCTGTACCCGACGGTCGCGTTCGGGGGCGCCACGGCGGCGCGCCCCACGGCCTCG
The Actinomycetota bacterium DNA segment above includes these coding regions:
- a CDS encoding alpha/beta hydrolase, which codes for MTGTRPSRLALGAIAAVDGEAIHYIEAGEGSPVVLIHGFPSNTFVWSRVMPRMAEHHRTVALDLPGLGYSHRNRTRSFALEAHARTVTGLMDTLGIERASIVGLSMGGGVAERIALTFPERVERLILLAAIDESDGSTWQNHWGDLLVLSAALRVAPLARLVAGISLRRVVEDPAFVTPELIERYVRPLLRRGTVPCLRRYLWDNRAAARADLSRIAVPTLVIIGERDGSVRPEVGERLVAKIPGARRVVLERANHLIALERSEDVYVEVERFLHESAVSPS
- a CDS encoding intein-containing Rv2578c family radical SAM protein, which encodes MEREALFEVARRTFDTPEFRGIEFIEVEAKTVINHVPGNFLPFNWTINPYRGCSHACAYCVSGETPVLMGDGRTKALADVRVGDEIYGTTRRGTYRRYVKTQVLAHWSTVKPAYRVTLEDATELIASGDHRFLSDRGWKHVTGSERGPDQRPHLTVNNKLMGTGGFARQPEETSEYRRGYLCGMIRGDGHLGSYTYPYGEVHRFRLALVDLEGLQRTRRYLSDLGIEGQQFLFQEAVGQRKPVYAIRQSRRRTVESLRRVCEWPRDTSIEWSKGFLAGIFDAEGSYGRGILRISNTDDEILGKIAFCMRRLGFAFRLEETSRPNSLAYVRLLGGVRQALRFFHTVDPAITRKRSIEGQAIKNNAPLRVVSIEPLGVELPMYDITTGTGDFIANGVVSHNCFARVTHTYMDMNAGRDFETKIVVKINAPEVLRRQLARKTWKGEHIAIGTATDPYQRAEGRYRLMRGILSGLVHFRNPFSILTKSTLILRDLDLLLKAARWADVSTALSIGTLDDEAWRRSEPGTPHPRKRMEAVAALNDAGIPCGVLMAPILPGITDDPRKLRDVVKAAIDAGATHVSPILLHLRPGVREEFMPWLAEHYPDLVERYEATYQRPYAPSADRKVIGGTVDGIVRALGGMRPRQTAPRYPSRGQWPLAGRPPRRRRAGPAPAALAAGPQPPAGGHRGRC
- a CDS encoding ATP-binding protein; translation: MALQTAVPVVRTFRSHPSSLYPVRQFIREQAAANALSQAVADDVVLATSEACVNAVLHASTRTVRVTWRCAAGCTEVVVEDEGIFDRQLPMPEIDGPTGRGILLMTALMDEITIREGTPRRPGTMVRLVKCEAAAPVRA
- a CDS encoding GPGG-motif small membrane protein, whose translation is MAAGAATVLWIIAVVLVIAGIVTLIRGGVLAGVVLIVVGLLIGPGGVSIFR
- a CDS encoding PhzF family phenazine biosynthesis protein → MHLSFRLVDVFAERPLEGNQLCVVPDAADLDTETMHVVAREIGFSETAFVTGIDGDRYDLRIFTPGKEMPFAGHPTVGTAFLLVLEGRIGSPAVQRVAAGEFHVEADMAAGTARVRQLAPTFGAEMRDPERLSGALGLSPEDIHPELPAQVVSTGLAHFLVPAATPDAVTDARPNQRVLSEVVREAGTDGLYLFAVTEEGAKARFFGEGIGIDEDPATGSAAGPLGAYMAARGLGGLPGHLIVRQGVEVGRPSALHVEVTAEGDSWEVWVGGGVFVVGRGEFELPGA